In Toxoplasma gondii ME49 chromosome X, whole genome shotgun sequence, a single genomic region encodes these proteins:
- a CDS encoding ULK kinase (encoded by transcript TGME49_235750) codes for MGNSCGGRCLSGSLLLSRNEDDIRRHYRIGRVLGSGSFGQVRECTRRETGEVFAVKIIERKMTAKEQMAPGRPSNEAMIKSEVNILKDLDHPNVVKYVDFFEDRHFFYAVLELCDGGELFHEIVKRRHVTEQDASNFCKQMVGALAYLHERGIVHRDVKAENFLFKSKSPDSLIKLIDFGMSAKIPPCGYLTDLCGSPHYISPELISKHYGTGVDMWAFGVMIYLMLFGRYPFEGAKPGHIAREVQHKQLDWTSKECMHLTESCVDFLSRLLDRNYRTRLTAAQALQHPWISTCTPLKELSIINPENLELARRLSVDSEHTGGHRVAARVNSKMAIAEKEFRKGKSTGRRISVTDSQQSFHSK; via the exons ATGGGGAACTCATGCGGCGGTCGCTGTCTGTCGGGAAGCTTGTTGCTGTCGCGGAACGAAGACGACATCCGTCGCCACTATAGAATCGGCAGGGTCTTAGGTTCCGGATCTTTCGGACAAGTTCGAGAGTGCAccaggcgagagacaggcgaagtTTTCGCCGTGAAAATCATCGAACGCAAAATGACCGCCAAGGAACAAATGGCGCCTGGGAGACCCTCCAACGAGGCGATGATCAAGTCCGAAGTCAACATCCTCAAAGACCTGG ATCACCCGAACGTAGTGAAGTACGTGGACTTCTTCGAAGATCGTCACTTTTTCTACGCAGTCCTGGAGCTGTGCGACGGTGGGGAACTCTTCCACGAAATCGTCAAGCGAAGACATGTGACCGAGCAAGACGCCTCCAACTTCTGCAAACAGATGGTCGGCGCCCTCGCCTACCTCCACGAGAGAGGCATCGTCCACCGCGATGTGAAG GCTGAAAATTTCTTGTTCAAAAGCAAGTCCCCCGACTCACTCATCAAGCTCATTGACTTTGGCATGTCCGCGAAG ATCCCACCTTGCGGGTATCTCACTGATCTCTGCGGCTCTCCGCATTACATTTCTCCGGAGTTGATCAG CAAGCACTACGGAACGGGAGTGGACATGTGGGCCTTCGGTGTGATGATTTACTTGATGCTCTTTGGGCGCTATCCCTTCGAAGGCGCAAAGCCTGGACATATCGCC AGAGAAGTCCAGCACAAACAGCTGGACTGGACCAGCAaggagtgcatgcacttgaCGGAGAGCTGCGTGGATTTCCTCAGTCGCTTACTCGACAGAAATTACAGAACGCGGTTGACGGCTGCTCAAG ctctGCAACACCCGTGGATCTCAACTTGCACACCACTCAAGGAGCTGTCGATCATTAACCCAGAGAACCTGGAGCTTGCACG TCGCCTGTCGGTCGACTCCGAGCACACTGGCGGACACCGGGTAGCGGCGCGTGTGAACTCCAAGATGGCCATTGCCGAAAAGGAATTCCGGAAA GGGAAAAGCACTGGACGCAGAATCTCTGTCACCGACAGCCAACAGTCGTTCCACTCTAAGTAA